From one Rhodovulum sp. ES.010 genomic stretch:
- the ybgC gene encoding tol-pal system-associated acyl-CoA thioesterase, whose product MTHRFQCRVYYEDTDLAGIVYYANYLKFIERARSEWVRELGVDQVRLKAEHGLVFAVRRVEADYLAPARFDDLLTVETDVAQVTPARLILDQRVLRAGAVLFTAGVTVVALGAAGRPVRLPAEFRQSLQTD is encoded by the coding sequence ATGACCCACCGTTTCCAGTGCCGCGTTTATTACGAAGACACCGACCTCGCCGGGATCGTCTATTACGCCAACTACCTGAAATTCATCGAGCGCGCGCGCAGCGAGTGGGTGCGGGAGCTGGGAGTGGACCAGGTGCGGCTCAAGGCCGAGCACGGCCTCGTCTTCGCCGTGCGCCGGGTCGAGGCGGATTACTTGGCTCCCGCGCGGTTCGACGACCTTCTGACGGTCGAGACCGATGTCGCGCAGGTCACGCCCGCGCGGCTCATTCTCGACCAGCGGGTGCTGCGCGCGGGGGCCGTGCTGTTCACCGCCGGCGTGACCGTCGTCGCCCTCGGGGCGGCCGGGCGGCCCGTGCGGCTTCCGGCAGAGTTCCGCCAATCGCTGCAGACCGACTGA
- the tolQ gene encoding protein TolQ, with the protein MEPDTLAMAQEIDFSLLALFARATFTVQIVMILLIVASFWSWAIIIQKLINYRTARAEAQGFDEAFWSGEPLDELFDKIGPEPAAAPARIFAAGMMEWRRSHRQDGGLIPGAAARIDRSMDVAIAKEADELNGGLSFLATVGSTAPFVGLFGTVWGIKHAFEQIALQQNTNLAVVAPGIAEALLATGLGLLAAIPAVIFYNKLSSDSDRIVGGYESFADEFSTILSRQLDS; encoded by the coding sequence ATGGAACCCGACACCCTTGCGATGGCGCAGGAGATCGACTTCTCCTTGCTGGCGCTTTTTGCGCGCGCCACCTTCACCGTCCAGATCGTGATGATCCTGTTGATCGTGGCCTCTTTCTGGTCCTGGGCGATCATCATCCAGAAGCTGATCAACTATCGCACCGCACGCGCCGAGGCGCAGGGATTCGACGAGGCGTTCTGGTCGGGCGAGCCGCTGGACGAGTTGTTCGACAAGATCGGGCCCGAGCCCGCCGCGGCGCCGGCGCGTATCTTCGCCGCCGGCATGATGGAGTGGCGCCGCAGCCACCGTCAGGATGGCGGGCTGATCCCCGGCGCGGCGGCGCGGATCGACCGGTCGATGGACGTGGCCATCGCCAAGGAGGCGGACGAGCTGAACGGCGGGCTGTCCTTCCTGGCCACGGTGGGCTCGACCGCGCCCTTCGTCGGGCTGTTCGGCACGGTCTGGGGCATCAAGCACGCGTTCGAGCAGATCGCGCTCCAGCAGAACACCAACCTGGCGGTCGTGGCGCCGGGCATCGCCGAGGCGCTGCTGGCCACCGGTCTCGGGCTTCTGGCCGCGATCCCGGCGGTGATCTTCTACAACAAGCTCTCGTCGGACAGCGACCGGATCGTCGGCGGCTACGAGTCCTTCGCCGACGAGTTCTCGACCATCCTCTCGCGCCAGCTGGATTCCTGA
- the tolR gene encoding protein TolR codes for MGATLTPRQNSGGKRVRRHRRHPPAMSEINVTPFVDVMLVLLIIFMVAAPLLTVGVPVELPETAAESLPAAQEEPLAVTLTADGRVMLQETEVAAEVLIPRLRAVAAEREDDKVYLRADGSIAYERVAQVMGALNAAGFRDIGLVTDTGGPTLDGTE; via the coding sequence ATGGGCGCCACCCTGACCCCCCGGCAGAACTCGGGCGGCAAGCGGGTGCGCCGGCACCGCCGCCACCCCCCCGCCATGTCCGAGATCAACGTCACGCCCTTCGTCGACGTGATGCTGGTGCTGCTGATCATCTTCATGGTCGCCGCGCCGCTGTTGACCGTGGGCGTGCCCGTCGAACTGCCCGAGACGGCCGCCGAGTCCCTGCCCGCGGCCCAGGAAGAGCCGCTCGCCGTGACGCTGACCGCCGATGGCCGCGTGATGCTGCAGGAAACCGAGGTGGCGGCGGAGGTGCTGATCCCCCGGTTGCGTGCGGTCGCGGCCGAGCGCGAGGATGACAAAGTCTATCTGCGCGCGGACGGGTCGATCGCATATGAACGCGTGGCGCAGGTGATGGGCGCGCTCAACGCCGCGGGGTTCCGCGATATCGGGCTTGTGACGGACACCGGCGGACCGACGCTGGACGGCACCGAATAG